In a single window of the Leopardus geoffroyi isolate Oge1 chromosome D2, O.geoffroyi_Oge1_pat1.0, whole genome shotgun sequence genome:
- the PRLHR gene encoding prolactin-releasing peptide receptor, with protein sequence MASLPTQGPPVPDLVSGLPQAASTPANQSTEASADNGSVTGPGAQAVTPFQSLQLVHQLKGLIVLLYSIVVVVGLVGNCLLVLVIARVRRLHNVTNFLIGNLALSDVLMCTACVPLTLAYAFEPRGWVFGGGLCHLVFFLQPVTVYVSVFTLTTIAVDRYVVLVHPLRRRISLRLSAYAVLAIWALSAVLALPAAMHTYHVELKPHRVRLCEEFWGSQERQRQLYAWGLLLVTYLLPLLVILLSYVRVSVKLRNRVVPGCVTQSQADWDRARRRRTFCLLVVVVVVFAVCWLPLHVFNLLRDLDPQAIDPYAFGLVQLLCHWLAMSSACYNPFIYAWLHDSFREELRKLLLAWPRKIVPHGQSMTVSVVI encoded by the coding sequence ATGGCCTCACTGCCGACTCAGGGTCCCCCGGTCCCTGACTTAGTTTCTGGGTTGCCACAGGCGGCCTCAACTCCTGCCAACCAGAGCACAGAGGCCTCAGCGGACAATGGGTCGGTGACTGGCCCAGGCGCTCAGGCTGTCACGCCTTTCCAAAGCCTGCAGCTGGTGCATCAGCTGAAAGGGCTGATCGTGCTGCTCTACAGCATCGTGGTGGTCGTGGGGCTGGTGGGCAACTGCCTGCTGGTGTTGGTGATCGCGCGAGTGCGTCGGCTGCACAACGTGACCAACTTCCTCATCGGCAACCTGGCCTTGTCCGACGTGCTCATGTGCACCGCCTGCGTGCCGCTCACGCTGGCCTACGCTTTCGAGCCACGCGGCTGGGTGTTCGGCGGCGGCCTGTGCCACCTTGTCTTCTTCCTGCAGCCCGTCACCGTCTACGTGTCGGTGTTCACTCTCACCACCATCGCGGTGGACCGCTACGTCGTGCTCGTGCACCCGCTGCGCAGGCGCATCTCGCTGCGCCTCAGCGCCTATGCGGTGCTGGCCATCTGGGCGCTGTCCGCGGTGCTGGCGCTGCCGGCCGCCATGCACACGTACCACGTCGAGCTCAAGCCGCACCGTGTGCGCCTCTGCGAGGAATTCTGGGGGTCTCAGGAGCGCCAGCGCCAGCTCTATGCTTGGGGGCTGCTTCTCGTCACCTACCTGCTCCCCCTGCTGGTCATCCTCCTGTCTTACGTCCGGGTGTCGGTGAAGCTACGGAACCGCGTGGTGCCAGGCTGCGTAACCCAGAGCCAGGCCGACTGGGACCGTGCGCGCCGCCGCCGCACCTTCTGTCTGCTGGTGGTGGTCGTGGTGGTGTTCGCTGTGTGCTGGCTGCCGCTGCACGTCTTCAACCTGCTGCGGGACCTCGACCCGCAAGCCATCGACCCTTACGCCTTTGGGTTAGTGCAGCTGCTCTGCCACTGGCTCGCCATGAGCTCGGCTTGCTACAACCCCTTCATTTACGCCTGGCTGCACGACAGCTTCCGTGAGGAGCTGCGCAAGCTCTTGCTTGCCTGGCCCCGCAAGATCGTGCCCCACGGCCAGAGCATGACAGTCAGCGTGGTCATCTGA